One Mycolicibacterium pulveris genomic region harbors:
- a CDS encoding SDR family NAD(P)-dependent oxidoreductase: MTAKWTAADVPDQSGRVAIVTGANSGLGYDTAAVLAGKGAHVVLAVRNLDKGRQALDRIKSGCPNADVTLQELDLTSLNSVRKAAAELRATYPRIDLLINNAGVMYVPRRETTEDGFEMQFGTNHLGHFALTGLLLENMLQVGGSRVVTVSSVGHRVLARIHFEDPHLERKYNRVEAYGQSKLANLLFTYELARRLKAKEAPTIAVAAHPGLSDTELMRHLPDFIPDFVWKIIAQPADKGALPTLRAATDPGVQSGQYYGPDGIGETRGHPKLVASSAQSHNQDIQRRLWSMSEELTGVTFPL, encoded by the coding sequence ATGACCGCCAAATGGACCGCGGCCGATGTGCCGGATCAGTCAGGCCGGGTGGCCATCGTCACCGGCGCCAACTCGGGGCTGGGCTATGACACGGCGGCCGTACTGGCCGGCAAGGGCGCGCATGTCGTGCTCGCCGTGCGCAACCTCGACAAGGGTCGGCAAGCCCTTGACCGCATCAAATCCGGCTGTCCCAACGCCGATGTCACGCTTCAAGAGCTCGACCTGACGTCGCTCAACAGCGTGCGCAAGGCCGCCGCCGAACTGCGTGCGACCTATCCGCGCATCGATCTGCTGATCAACAACGCGGGCGTGATGTACGTGCCAAGGCGGGAAACCACCGAAGACGGCTTCGAGATGCAGTTCGGGACCAACCACCTGGGTCACTTCGCGTTGACCGGGCTGCTGCTGGAGAACATGCTGCAGGTCGGCGGGTCCCGTGTGGTGACGGTCAGCAGCGTGGGGCACCGGGTGCTGGCCCGCATCCATTTCGAGGACCCGCATCTGGAGCGCAAGTACAACCGGGTCGAGGCCTACGGCCAGTCCAAGCTGGCCAACCTGTTGTTCACCTACGAGTTGGCCCGCCGACTCAAAGCCAAGGAGGCCCCCACCATAGCGGTCGCCGCGCACCCCGGCCTTTCGGACACCGAGCTCATGCGCCACCTGCCCGATTTCATTCCGGACTTCGTCTGGAAGATCATCGCCCAACCCGCCGACAAGGGCGCGTTGCCGACGCTGCGCGCGGCCACCGACCCCGGCGTGCAAAGCGGTCAGTACTACGGACCCGACGGCATCGGCGAGACCCGCGGGCATCCGAAACTCGTTGCGTCCAGCGCACAATCGCACAACCAAGACATCCAGCGTCGGCTCTGGAGCATGTCCGAAGAGCTGACCGGCGTCACCTTCCCACTCTGA
- the moeA gene encoding molybdopterin molybdotransferase MoeA: MRPVEEHQRVVADLITPRPAARVPLADALGLVLAEDVVAPLSLPGFDNSAMDGYAVVADDVAGATAEQPVVLPVAEDIPAGRTDMLTLKPGTAHRIMTGAPLPSGATAVVPVEATDGGVDTVAIRAGAPPGKHIRRAGEDVTAGTTVLRGGQVLTPAALGLAAALGLGELAVIPRQRVLVMSTGTELVAPGTPLQPGQIYESNAVMLAAALRDADAEVVASAMSGDDVDSFRATLARHAGDADLIVTTGGVSAGAYEVVKDALGGTVDFVKVAMQPGMPQGCGRVNTGTPIVTLPGNPVSALVSFEVFLRSPLRAAMGLPNPDRPRRSAVLTEDLTSPRGKRQFRRGVLDADAGTVTSYGPPASHHLRWLASANCLLEIDEDVTEVAAGTRVQVWDLA; the protein is encoded by the coding sequence ATGCGCCCGGTCGAGGAACACCAGCGCGTCGTCGCCGACCTCATCACGCCCCGCCCCGCCGCTCGGGTGCCGCTGGCCGATGCGCTGGGGCTGGTGCTGGCCGAGGACGTCGTCGCGCCGCTGTCGTTGCCCGGCTTCGACAACTCCGCCATGGACGGATACGCCGTCGTCGCCGACGACGTGGCCGGCGCGACAGCCGAACAGCCCGTCGTGTTGCCCGTCGCCGAGGACATCCCGGCGGGCCGCACCGATATGTTGACGCTCAAACCCGGTACCGCACACCGGATCATGACCGGGGCGCCGCTGCCGTCGGGTGCGACGGCCGTGGTGCCCGTCGAGGCCACCGACGGCGGCGTCGACACCGTCGCGATCCGCGCCGGCGCACCGCCCGGCAAGCACATCCGTCGCGCCGGTGAGGACGTCACCGCGGGCACCACGGTGCTGCGCGGCGGGCAGGTGCTCACCCCGGCGGCGCTGGGCCTGGCCGCCGCGCTCGGATTGGGTGAGCTGGCGGTGATTCCGCGCCAACGGGTGCTGGTGATGTCGACGGGCACCGAACTGGTCGCCCCGGGCACCCCGCTGCAGCCGGGCCAGATCTACGAGTCCAACGCGGTGATGCTGGCGGCGGCGCTGCGGGACGCCGACGCCGAGGTGGTGGCCTCGGCGATGTCCGGTGACGACGTCGACTCGTTCCGCGCCACGCTGGCCCGCCACGCCGGCGACGCCGACCTGATCGTCACCACCGGCGGGGTGAGCGCAGGCGCCTACGAGGTCGTCAAGGACGCGCTGGGCGGCACCGTCGATTTCGTCAAGGTCGCGATGCAGCCGGGCATGCCGCAGGGCTGCGGGCGCGTCAACACAGGCACGCCGATCGTCACGCTGCCCGGCAACCCGGTCAGCGCGCTGGTGTCGTTCGAGGTGTTCCTGCGCTCGCCGCTGCGCGCCGCGATGGGCCTGCCCAACCCGGACCGGCCACGCCGCAGCGCCGTGCTGACCGAGGATCTGACGTCACCGCGCGGCAAGCGTCAGTTTCGCCGCGGGGTGCTCGACGCCGACGCGGGCACCGTCACCAGTTACGGGCCGCCCGCCTCGCACCATCTGCGCTGGCTGGCGTCGGCGAACTGTCTGCTGGAGATCGATGAGGACGTCACGGAGGTGGCTGCGGGCACCCGGGTGCAGGTGTGGGACCTGGCATAG
- a CDS encoding phosphatidylserine decarboxylase: protein MARRPDLTSGPERLAALVRTTIPPMHRAGLPFVGASLAVAALGWRNPWLRRAGLTSAAANAAFFRHPPRVSPTRPGLVVAPADGLICLIEDSPPPAELGLPPTPLPRISIFLSVFDAHVQRAPIGGEVAAVVHRPGLFRSAELEAASEDNERNSVVIAGPDGVEVIAVQIAGLIARRIVCEAKVGDKLAMGQTYGLIRYGSRLDTYLPADANVLVTTGQRALAGETVLAELR, encoded by the coding sequence ATGGCCAGACGCCCCGACCTCACATCCGGCCCCGAGCGGCTCGCGGCGCTGGTGCGCACCACGATTCCGCCGATGCACCGCGCCGGGCTTCCCTTCGTGGGGGCCAGTCTCGCGGTCGCCGCGCTCGGCTGGCGCAACCCTTGGCTGCGCCGGGCCGGGCTGACCTCGGCGGCGGCCAACGCGGCGTTCTTCCGGCACCCGCCCCGCGTGTCGCCGACCCGACCCGGGCTCGTCGTGGCACCGGCCGACGGCCTGATCTGCCTCATCGAAGACAGCCCACCGCCGGCCGAACTCGGTTTGCCCCCAACGCCTTTGCCGCGCATCAGCATTTTCCTTTCGGTGTTCGACGCGCACGTGCAGCGCGCCCCGATCGGGGGCGAGGTCGCCGCCGTCGTACACCGGCCGGGTCTGTTCAGGTCGGCCGAGCTCGAGGCGGCCAGCGAGGACAACGAACGCAACAGCGTGGTGATCGCCGGCCCCGACGGCGTCGAGGTGATCGCCGTGCAGATCGCCGGGCTGATCGCGCGCCGCATCGTGTGCGAGGCCAAGGTCGGCGACAAACTCGCGATGGGGCAGACCTACGGGCTGATTCGCTACGGGTCGCGGCTGGACACGTACCTGCCCGCGGACGCGAACGTCTTAGTGACGACCGGGCAGCGCGCATTGGCCGGTGAGACGGTATTGGCCGAGCTGCGATGA
- the pssA gene encoding CDP-diacylglycerol--serine O-phosphatidyltransferase, which yields MIKPRVKPGVVSLRILPSGMTVAAICLGLTAVKMALDNRPTEAMAFLAVAAILDALDGRMARALKATSRMGEEIDSLADAVNFGVAPAFIVYGTLLSQSQVGWIVVLLYAVCIVLRLARYNAMLEVDQPAFEKKYFVGMPAPAGAIGAIGPLAAKMQFGEGWWTSELAVVIWMVGVSLLVVSTIPMRKIHTFSVSPNMVAPLLALLAIAVAAAILYGYLVILLIIAAYVIHIPFAARTRRFLAQHPEVWDERPRQQRAARRAIRRAQPHRRSMLRLGLRRPGS from the coding sequence ATGATCAAACCTCGGGTCAAGCCGGGCGTGGTCAGCCTGCGCATCCTGCCCAGCGGTATGACCGTGGCCGCGATCTGCCTGGGGCTGACCGCGGTCAAGATGGCGCTGGACAACCGGCCGACCGAGGCGATGGCGTTTCTGGCCGTCGCGGCGATCCTGGACGCGCTCGACGGGCGCATGGCCCGCGCGCTGAAGGCGACGTCGCGGATGGGCGAGGAGATCGACTCGCTGGCCGACGCGGTCAACTTCGGTGTGGCACCGGCGTTCATTGTGTACGGCACGCTGCTCTCGCAGTCGCAGGTCGGCTGGATCGTGGTGCTGCTGTACGCGGTATGCATCGTGCTGCGGCTGGCCCGTTACAACGCGATGCTCGAGGTGGATCAGCCCGCGTTCGAGAAGAAGTACTTCGTCGGAATGCCCGCGCCCGCCGGGGCGATCGGGGCGATCGGACCGCTGGCGGCGAAAATGCAGTTCGGCGAGGGCTGGTGGACATCGGAATTGGCCGTGGTCATCTGGATGGTCGGCGTCTCGCTGCTGGTGGTCAGTACGATCCCGATGCGCAAGATCCACACGTTCTCGGTGTCGCCCAACATGGTCGCCCCCCTGTTGGCGCTGCTGGCCATCGCGGTCGCGGCCGCGATCCTCTACGGCTATTTGGTGATCCTGCTGATCATCGCGGCGTACGTCATCCACATTCCGTTCGCCGCACGGACCAGACGGTTCCTCGCGCAGCATCCCGAGGTGTGGGACGAGCGACCGCGGCAGCAGCGCGCGGCGCGACGAGCCATCCGCCGCGCACAGCCCCACCGCCGCTCGATGCTGCGGCTCGGACTGCGGAGGCCGGGCTCCTGA
- a CDS encoding AAA family ATPase: MTKANQQLTLTARLNTSALDSRRGVVRLHPEAIAALGIREWDAVSLTGSRTTSAVVGAAPAGTPAGTALLDDVTLSNAGLREDATVLVAPVTVYGARSVTLSGSKLATQSISPQTLRQALLGKVMTVGDTVSLLPRELGPDIPTSRATAALASSVGITWTSELLTVTATDPAGPVSVQPNSSVAWASAGVSATTSTLPTPPSPSTPVRSVDDLKGAQAQAERLTEWLKLALDQPELLETLGATANLGVLVSGPAGVGKATMVRAVCADRRLVELDGPDVGALHPDERLRSVASAADTVRDGGGVLLITDVDALLPADPDPVASLILAELRTTVSTRGVTVIATSAVPENVDARLRAPDLCDRELGLPLPDGAIRKQLMEVLLRDVPAADLDLGEVADRTPGFVVADLAALVREAALRAAARASADGEPPRLTQDDLIGATSVIRPLSRSATEEVSVGSVTLDDVGDMAATKQALTEAVLWPLQHPDTFERLGVAPPRGVLLYGPPGCGKTFVVRALASSGRLSVHAVKGAELMDKWVGSSEKAVRELFQRARDSAPSLVFLDEIDALAPRRGQSFDSGVTDRVVATLLTELDGIDPLRDVVVLGATNRPDLIDPALLRPGRLEKLVFVEPPDAEARREILRTAGKSIPLASEGDQAVDLDALADELEGYSAADCVALLRESALTAMRRSIDAADVTAADVAAARQTVRPSLDAAQVESLRAFSTTR; this comes from the coding sequence CTGACGAAAGCCAACCAGCAGCTCACCCTGACCGCGCGGCTGAACACGTCCGCATTGGACTCCCGGCGCGGTGTGGTCCGGCTGCATCCAGAAGCCATTGCGGCGCTGGGCATTCGGGAATGGGATGCGGTGTCGCTGACGGGCTCGCGCACCACCTCCGCCGTCGTGGGGGCCGCGCCGGCGGGCACCCCGGCGGGAACGGCGCTGCTCGACGACGTCACGCTGTCCAACGCGGGTCTGCGCGAGGACGCCACCGTGCTCGTCGCCCCGGTGACCGTCTACGGCGCGCGGTCGGTGACGCTGTCGGGCTCCAAGCTGGCGACCCAGTCGATTTCGCCGCAGACGCTGCGACAGGCGTTGCTGGGCAAGGTGATGACCGTCGGCGACACGGTGTCGCTGCTGCCCCGCGAGCTCGGACCCGACATCCCCACCTCGCGGGCCACCGCGGCGCTGGCATCCTCGGTCGGCATCACCTGGACATCCGAACTGCTGACGGTGACCGCCACCGATCCCGCGGGACCGGTCAGCGTGCAACCCAATTCGTCGGTGGCGTGGGCATCGGCGGGCGTGTCGGCGACGACGTCGACGCTGCCCACCCCGCCCTCGCCATCGACCCCGGTGCGCAGCGTCGACGACCTCAAGGGTGCGCAGGCCCAGGCCGAGCGCCTGACCGAATGGCTCAAGCTCGCACTCGACCAGCCCGAGCTGCTGGAAACCCTCGGTGCCACAGCCAATCTCGGTGTGCTTGTGTCCGGCCCCGCCGGTGTCGGCAAGGCGACCATGGTGCGCGCCGTGTGTGCCGACCGGCGGCTCGTCGAGCTTGACGGCCCCGACGTCGGTGCGCTGCACCCCGACGAACGGCTGCGCAGCGTGGCGTCGGCGGCCGACACCGTGCGCGACGGCGGCGGGGTGCTGCTGATCACCGATGTCGACGCGCTGCTGCCCGCTGACCCGGACCCGGTGGCGTCGCTGATCCTGGCCGAGCTGCGCACCACCGTCAGCACCCGCGGCGTCACGGTCATCGCGACCTCCGCGGTGCCCGAGAACGTCGACGCGCGGCTGCGCGCCCCCGACCTGTGCGACCGCGAGCTCGGGCTCCCCCTGCCCGACGGCGCCATCCGTAAGCAGCTGATGGAAGTGCTGCTGCGCGACGTGCCGGCAGCCGACCTCGACCTCGGCGAAGTCGCCGACCGCACACCGGGTTTCGTCGTCGCAGACCTGGCCGCACTGGTCCGCGAGGCCGCGCTGCGGGCGGCGGCACGGGCCAGCGCCGACGGGGAACCGCCACGGCTGACCCAGGACGACCTGATCGGCGCGACGTCGGTCATTCGCCCGCTGTCGCGATCTGCCACCGAGGAGGTTTCGGTCGGCTCGGTGACCCTCGACGACGTCGGCGACATGGCCGCCACCAAGCAGGCGCTCACCGAGGCGGTGCTGTGGCCGCTGCAGCATCCCGACACCTTTGAGCGGCTGGGCGTCGCGCCGCCGCGCGGCGTGCTGCTCTACGGTCCGCCGGGGTGCGGCAAGACGTTCGTGGTGCGGGCGCTGGCCAGTTCGGGCCGCCTGTCGGTGCACGCCGTCAAAGGCGCGGAGCTGATGGACAAATGGGTCGGCTCCTCGGAAAAGGCCGTGCGCGAGCTGTTTCAACGCGCCCGCGACTCCGCGCCGTCGCTGGTGTTCCTCGACGAGATCGACGCGCTGGCGCCCCGGCGCGGGCAGAGCTTCGACTCCGGGGTCACCGATCGCGTGGTGGCCACGCTGCTGACCGAACTCGACGGCATCGACCCGCTGCGCGACGTGGTGGTGCTCGGCGCGACGAACCGCCCCGACCTGATCGACCCCGCGCTGTTGCGCCCCGGCCGCCTGGAGAAGCTGGTGTTCGTCGAGCCGCCCGACGCCGAGGCGCGCCGCGAGATCCTGCGCACGGCGGGCAAGTCGATCCCGCTTGCCTCCGAGGGTGATCAGGCTGTGGACCTCGACGCGCTCGCGGACGAACTGGAGGGGTACAGCGCGGCGGACTGCGTCGCGCTGCTGCGCGAGTCGGCGCTGACCGCGATGCGACGGTCCATCGACGCGGCCGACGTCACGGCCGCCGACGTCGCCGCCGCCCGGCAGACCGTGCGCCCGTCGCTGGACGCGGCGCAGGTGGAGTCGCTGCGCGCGTTCTCCACGACACGCTGA
- a CDS encoding DUF1707 domain-containing protein → MTAPHTAEVRAGDHDREKTASLLGLALAQGYLAMDEYESRLQTTFAAETRAQLRHLTSDLPVERLKRNDPRRHEARRRAVRRSVRLHLAGYLTMVAIVLTVWLAVGLTAGSWYFWPIWPILGAGIGVLGHTLSVPTTRSRTLESHSTATELGSMPTVCRFRP, encoded by the coding sequence ATGACCGCCCCCCACACCGCCGAGGTCCGCGCCGGCGATCACGACCGCGAGAAGACCGCGAGCCTGCTCGGCCTGGCGCTCGCCCAGGGCTACCTCGCGATGGACGAGTACGAGTCGCGGCTGCAGACCACGTTCGCCGCCGAGACCCGCGCGCAGCTGCGCCACCTGACGTCCGACCTGCCGGTCGAGCGGCTCAAACGCAACGATCCGCGTCGCCACGAAGCGCGCAGACGGGCCGTCAGGCGCAGCGTCCGGCTGCACCTGGCCGGCTATCTGACGATGGTCGCGATCGTGCTCACGGTGTGGCTGGCGGTCGGCCTGACCGCGGGCTCCTGGTACTTCTGGCCGATCTGGCCGATCCTCGGCGCGGGTATCGGCGTGCTCGGCCACACGCTGTCGGTGCCGACGACGCGATCACGAACACTCGAATCACACAGCACGGCAACCGAACTCGGCTCTATGCCGACAGTCTGTCGATTCCGGCCGTGA
- a CDS encoding CBS domain-containing protein, whose protein sequence is MTLADTHGTRWKIVMQAHEIAVTPPTVRMNDPVSKAVQLMVVNRLPGLVVVDDDDIPVAVLPGTQVLRLAIPESYRDDPALVRTVDEIHADLFWHGPGKLTVGDCLPTPVAKPVTVAPDATLLEVATVMATKRSPLIAVVNGEGRLVGAVTLERLLTSLAVAGPND, encoded by the coding sequence ATGACACTCGCCGACACCCACGGAACCCGATGGAAGATCGTCATGCAGGCACATGAAATCGCGGTCACCCCTCCGACGGTCCGGATGAACGACCCGGTGTCCAAGGCCGTGCAGCTGATGGTGGTCAACCGGCTGCCCGGGCTCGTCGTCGTCGACGACGACGACATTCCGGTCGCCGTGCTGCCCGGCACCCAGGTGCTGCGACTGGCCATCCCCGAGTCCTACCGCGACGACCCGGCGCTGGTGCGCACCGTCGACGAGATCCACGCCGACCTGTTCTGGCACGGCCCCGGCAAGCTCACGGTCGGCGATTGCCTGCCGACCCCGGTCGCCAAGCCGGTGACCGTCGCGCCCGATGCCACGCTGCTCGAGGTCGCCACGGTGATGGCCACCAAGCGAAGTCCCTTGATCGCCGTCGTCAACGGCGAGGGCAGGCTCGTCGGCGCCGTTACCTTGGAGCGGCTGCTCACCAGCTTGGCCGTGGCCGGGCCCAACGACTGA
- a CDS encoding ArsB/NhaD family transporter, which yields MLAPLLALAIFVVAFWFLATERANKVKTVLVAAGLMTLLGLTPGAQVFYSDQKGIDWNVIFLLLGMMIIVGVVKQTGLFDFLAIWAAKRSRGKPFRLMVMLMLITAVASPVLDNVTIIMLVAPVTLVICDRLGIAPQPFLIAEVLASNIGGAATLIGDPPNIIIGSRAGLSFNDFLIHMAPAVVVIFVLFVFFTRLLFRKDLHTNHMQLEKVMALQERRAIRDARLLARSMAVLALVIVGFGLHSVLHVAPSIVALLGAGVMLMVTNVDVGDLLPEVEWPTLVFFMGLFVMVAGLVHTGVIGWIGNAAVSFFGDNFFMAATGLLFGSAVLGAFIDNIPYTATMAPVVEPLAAEAVGETGRALWWAFALGACFSGNGTAIAASANVVAIGIAQRAGHTISFWRFTRYGIVVTLLSTLLAWVYVWLRYF from the coding sequence GTGCTGGCACCACTACTGGCGCTGGCAATATTCGTCGTCGCCTTCTGGTTCCTGGCGACCGAACGCGCGAACAAGGTCAAGACGGTTCTGGTCGCCGCGGGCCTGATGACCCTGCTCGGGCTGACCCCGGGCGCGCAGGTCTTCTACTCCGACCAGAAGGGCATCGACTGGAACGTCATCTTCCTGCTGCTGGGCATGATGATCATCGTCGGCGTCGTCAAACAGACCGGGTTGTTCGACTTCCTGGCCATCTGGGCGGCAAAGCGGTCCAGGGGCAAGCCTTTTCGGCTGATGGTGATGCTGATGCTGATCACCGCGGTGGCCTCGCCGGTGCTCGACAACGTCACGATCATCATGCTGGTCGCACCGGTGACGCTGGTGATCTGCGACCGGCTCGGCATCGCGCCCCAACCGTTCCTCATCGCGGAGGTGCTGGCGTCCAACATCGGTGGCGCCGCAACGCTGATCGGCGACCCACCCAACATCATCATCGGCAGCCGGGCAGGCTTGTCCTTCAACGACTTCCTGATCCACATGGCGCCCGCGGTGGTCGTGATCTTCGTGCTGTTCGTCTTCTTCACCAGGTTGTTGTTCCGAAAAGACCTGCACACCAACCACATGCAGCTCGAGAAGGTGATGGCCCTGCAGGAGCGCCGCGCCATCAGGGACGCTCGCCTGCTCGCCCGCTCGATGGCGGTGCTGGCCCTGGTCATCGTCGGCTTCGGCCTGCACTCGGTGCTGCACGTCGCCCCGTCGATCGTCGCACTGCTGGGGGCGGGCGTGATGCTGATGGTCACCAACGTCGACGTCGGCGACCTGCTGCCCGAGGTCGAGTGGCCGACGCTGGTGTTCTTCATGGGGCTGTTCGTGATGGTCGCCGGCCTGGTGCACACCGGGGTGATCGGCTGGATCGGCAACGCCGCGGTGTCGTTCTTCGGTGACAACTTCTTCATGGCCGCCACCGGGTTGCTGTTCGGCTCCGCCGTGCTCGGGGCGTTCATCGACAACATCCCCTACACCGCCACGATGGCGCCTGTGGTCGAACCGTTGGCCGCCGAGGCCGTTGGCGAGACCGGCAGGGCGCTGTGGTGGGCGTTCGCCCTCGGCGCCTGCTTCTCGGGCAACGGCACCGCGATCGCGGCCAGCGCCAACGTGGTGGCCATCGGCATCGCCCAGCGCGCCGGTCACACCATCAGCTTCTGGCGGTTCACCCGCTACGGCATCGTCGTGACACTTCTCTCGACCCTGCTGGCCTGGGTGTACGTTTGGCTTCGATATTTCTGA
- a CDS encoding acyltransferase family protein, translating to MPAVKSYPAARTVHRRVRDDLNGLRGIAIALVVVYHIWFGRVSGGVDVFLVLSGFFLGGRLLRQAAEPGADEPLPSALIRLVRRLCPALVVVLAASAMLTVLVQPQTRWETFADQSLASLGYYQNWYLALTSSDYLRADQNVSPLQHIWSMSVQGQFFVAMLLIAWLVAVATGRGGWGARRRRVLVAVTAVATVASFAYAVFAHHVDQASAYYDSFARAWQLLAGVLAAAVISAVRMPGWLRVAAALTGVAMLFGCGILIDGAAQFPGPWALVPVGATILLILSGAGTEANLPWPNRLMATPALVTLGAMAYALYLWHWPLLIFSMAFLDRHTVGLRGGLLVFAASLLLAYLTLRLVEDPLRKPGSATALATQPVQGRPRRLTTTMAVVVVALAVAVCVSAFGWRKHIADIRANGNELQSLAPRDYPGARAVLEPMRVPDLPMRPTILEAAEDLPATTIDGCITEFADTEVIRCTYGDPGATRTIALAGGSHSEHWIAALDLLGVRHGFRVVTYLKMGCPLTTDDDPRNAVTHEPYPECRSWVKKAMAALIADAPDFVFTTTTRPHPHGPGDLVPDGYLGVWDELDANDIAILGMRDTPWMFRDGALVAPVDCLAEGGDAESCGLPRHEALAEHNPTFDHLDRYRSMSILDLSDAVCRLDVCRAVEGNVLVYHDAHHLSSTYVRTLADELGRQLSDATGWW from the coding sequence GTGCCCGCCGTCAAGTCGTATCCCGCTGCCCGAACGGTGCACCGTCGGGTCCGCGATGACCTCAACGGGCTGCGCGGGATCGCGATCGCGCTGGTGGTCGTCTACCACATCTGGTTCGGCCGGGTCTCCGGCGGCGTCGACGTCTTCCTCGTGCTCTCCGGGTTCTTCCTCGGCGGCCGGCTGTTGCGGCAGGCCGCCGAGCCCGGCGCCGACGAGCCGTTGCCGAGCGCGCTGATCAGGCTGGTGCGCAGGCTGTGCCCGGCGCTGGTGGTGGTGCTCGCGGCCTCGGCGATGCTGACGGTGTTGGTCCAGCCGCAGACCCGGTGGGAGACGTTCGCCGATCAGAGCCTGGCCAGCCTCGGCTATTACCAGAACTGGTATCTGGCCCTGACGTCCAGCGACTATCTTCGCGCCGACCAGAACGTCAGCCCGCTGCAGCACATCTGGTCGATGTCGGTGCAGGGCCAGTTCTTCGTGGCGATGCTGTTGATCGCCTGGCTGGTGGCGGTCGCCACCGGGAGAGGCGGCTGGGGTGCGCGGCGACGCCGGGTGCTGGTCGCGGTCACCGCGGTGGCCACCGTCGCCTCGTTCGCGTATGCGGTGTTCGCCCACCACGTCGACCAGGCCAGTGCCTACTACGACAGCTTCGCCCGGGCCTGGCAACTGCTGGCCGGTGTGCTGGCCGCCGCGGTGATCTCCGCTGTCCGCATGCCCGGCTGGTTGCGGGTGGCGGCCGCGTTGACCGGGGTTGCCATGCTCTTCGGCTGCGGCATCCTGATCGACGGCGCGGCACAGTTCCCCGGACCGTGGGCGCTCGTCCCCGTCGGCGCCACGATCCTGCTGATCCTCAGCGGCGCGGGAACCGAAGCCAACCTGCCGTGGCCGAACCGGCTGATGGCCACTCCCGCGCTGGTCACGCTGGGCGCCATGGCGTACGCGCTGTACCTGTGGCACTGGCCGCTGCTCATCTTCTCGATGGCATTCCTGGACCGCCACACCGTCGGGTTGCGCGGCGGTCTGCTCGTGTTCGCGGCCTCCCTGCTGCTGGCCTATCTGACCCTGCGGCTTGTGGAGGATCCGCTGCGCAAGCCGGGCAGCGCCACGGCCCTCGCCACACAACCGGTTCAGGGCCGGCCGCGCCGGTTGACGACGACGATGGCCGTCGTTGTCGTCGCGCTGGCGGTTGCGGTGTGCGTTTCGGCGTTCGGCTGGCGCAAGCACATCGCCGACATCCGGGCCAACGGCAACGAACTGCAGTCGCTGGCGCCGCGCGACTATCCCGGTGCCCGCGCGGTTCTCGAACCGATGCGGGTGCCGGACCTGCCGATGCGGCCCACGATCCTGGAGGCGGCCGAGGATCTTCCCGCCACCACCATCGACGGCTGCATCACCGAGTTCGCCGACACCGAGGTGATCCGCTGCACCTACGGCGACCCCGGCGCGACGAGAACCATCGCGCTGGCGGGCGGTTCACACTCCGAGCATTGGATCGCGGCGCTGGACCTGCTCGGTGTGCGGCACGGCTTCCGCGTCGTGACGTACCTGAAGATGGGCTGCCCGCTGACGACCGACGACGATCCGCGCAACGCGGTCACCCACGAGCCCTACCCCGAATGCCGGTCCTGGGTGAAGAAGGCCATGGCGGCGCTGATCGCCGATGCGCCCGACTTCGTGTTCACCACGACGACGCGGCCGCATCCCCACGGGCCCGGTGATCTCGTGCCCGACGGATATCTCGGCGTCTGGGACGAGCTCGACGCCAACGACATCGCGATTCTCGGCATGCGCGACACCCCGTGGATGTTCCGGGACGGGGCTCTCGTGGCGCCGGTGGACTGCCTGGCCGAGGGCGGTGACGCCGAATCATGCGGGCTGCCGCGACACGAGGCGCTTGCCGAACACAACCCGACATTCGACCACCTCGACCGCTACCGGTCGATGTCGATACTCGACCTGAGCGATGCGGTGTGCCGGCTCGACGTGTGCCGTGCCGTCGAGGGCAACGTGCTCGTCTACCACGACGCCCATCACCTCTCGTCGACCTATGTGCGCACGCTCGCCGACGAGCTGGGTCGCCAACTTTCCGACGCCACCGGGTGGTGGTGA